AGCTAGAAAAATACCGAGACAACATTTCATCAAATCAAATTGCAATACTCCGAAGATCTTGACgtgaattttatatttcacaAGCAAACTTTATTCAAAAAGATTTGATGGCAAGCGTGGTTTCACAACCACATCAAGTGGTGTGGATTTGATGTTTGTTAATCCAAATGTGGCAGTCATATCAACCGGTGCATTTGATGGGGTTGAGATTTCAAATGCATGTATGAGACTAGCCAGAGTTAAGTGCAGCATTTGAAGGCCAAAAGATATCCCAGGGCAAGCTCTTCTACCACTACCAAAGGGTATGAGCTCAAAATTTTGACCCCTCACATCAACATCTTTGTGAGTAGTGAGAAATCTCTCTGGCTTGAACTCTAATGGGTCAGACCACACACTGGGGTCTGTCTGGATCTTCCACAAATTGACCACTAGACGTGTGCCTTTTGTGACATGGTAGCCACCAATGGTGCAGTCTTCATGGAACTCTCTCGGTGCAAGTGTTCCAGGTGGGTATAGCCTTAGTGCCTCCTTGATAATGGCTTTAAGGTAGAACAAGTTATTGATATCTGCTTCATTCACTAGTCTTCCTTTACCAACTTTGATGTCCAACTCCTCTTGGGCTTTCTTCAAAGTGTGGCGATTGTTCAATAATAGTGAGAGTGCCCAGGTCAAGGTAACCATGGTTGTGTCGTTGCCTCCTGCTATCATATTCTGCatggtgtaattttttttttaaaatagttgtTCATAACCAAAAttaatgtttcttataacaCAAATCTACCTAGCTGAGAtcatttcttttgtattttttaaattaattttgattaaacataattgatataaataattaagattaatgatttttttttggagtgtttTAATCTATAGCGTCCGCTTctgatgataattttttatcatcagactaagacactaatcagtttttggtatagacaGGAATTGaatcccagatctcttatacaaccatcaaagactttactagttgagctaactggatcCCACAAAATTACTGATATTTAAACATGCTTGTGCACATCATTATCCTCGCTTGCATTGTTAAATCACGAGTATCTAAGGCTTCAATTGTTTATGTGTAAAACGAATTGCACACTTCTCCAGTATTTATTATAGTAGAAAACACAAATCAATGGAACACAATTTTCAATGATCAAGGAAAAAACAAACCTAATTCAGCTGAAAACGTTGTCTATACTATAAAAAAATGGAGATGTTTACTACACATTACTAACTTGACAGATCATTACAAAAAAACTTCACATCACCATTAAACAAATCTTCAAATgataatttctctttatttacttcatcctcctcctcctctctctctctctctctctccaaaggCCAAAGGTTGACAGGCAATCTatattttacttcttttttttctttttcttttttttcatatggGATTTGttttcttaacaaaaacaatttgttttctCATTTCAAGCCACAACCgaatttagaaaaatgaaaatatttttattagaaagaaaccataaagaaaccaaaaagtaTTAGAACTTCCTAAATAATCAACAATATTACAGATATACCCATTTTTAcatcaaattttataatttattgatttatgtgATTGTGAGTAATCAATCAAAAGTTATAGATccatataaataaaatagacaaTAAGTGTTTACTAGTCACAATCACATACTTCAACATTAGGGGCAGCACTACTTGGAACTTAGGGTGGTCACAGGACCATCTTGACTTgctaaaaaatgtatatatatacttgcaaatacacacacacaaacacacacacacacacacaattaacCTATTTGGACCACCCTAATAAAAATGACCACACTGACTTGAAAATTATAAGAATTTTGGTTcagtaaaaataaaagtggTGTTACATTCacaaaagttttataaaaatttcacaacaaatcttatgtaATAAGTAGAAAAcagttactaattctaattttggCTCAATATTGACATCGGTTTTTAACCCACTAATCACAAATTATTGCAtaagatttgttttgaaaatgttgtagatgtagtattactccaaaaataattttgtctccCACAAACATAATCCTCAACCCcttcaacccccccccccccctcccccaaaaaaaaaaaaaaccccttgaataacccaaaaaaagaagaagcacaaataacaaaagtaaCCAGGGGAAAAAGGGACtagaccaaacaaaaataagttaacaaattattcaacaaaaaacctattcaaaaagaaaaataaaaattattattccaATTTATAACTCTTTCAAcctattacataaaaataatctctaatttcatttttcattgaaaaagaGACTCAAGAATAGTATTTTAGTTCATGAGTTATCCTTGATAGTGTTGGCAATTATGCCCTTTTTGGCATTACAATTGCAATAATTTTGCTTTTCTTAATGACTTAGCTTGTAGTTACAACAAATATCAtcagttttctttctcttttctattGTTATTTTAATTCTCTTATATTATTACTCTCATCCCAGTATTCTCAAttcttactttattttttatctgtcaatttttccttttactcTTTGTTAGTAGAAATAACTTGtaatacttcattttttttgtgacatcgatatattcaagttatctctttattaaattttgtataatttaagtttttttaatgtctactctaaaaaaatattcttagaGCCATCACTGGTCAACATGTTGTGGGATGTGGTCATGTGGGATTAGATCTCTCCCTAGAATCGTTCATAAACAATAGATTGGGATACAATTAGCATTTTATATTAGTTAGGTATACCTACCAAACATGTGGCTTTGTTGACGGTATCAGCATCAAAGCCAGCAAGGTCAACACCCTCTAGGATTGAAAGCATGACATCCATGAAGTCTTGATGCCCTTTACCCTCACCTGAAGCTCTCCTCTGCTTGTGCTCCTCCAACCACTCAGTAACCAAAAAGTCCATCTCTTTCGCTGTTTTCTTCATGGCCTTTTCATGCCCTCCCAATAATGAATCCAACCATCCAAGCCAAGGAATAGCATCTCCTACAAGAGACAAACCCACCAAGTGAAAGAAGTCCCTAAAAGCCTTTTGACACTGACGAGCCTTAGGTGCCTCTTTCTCATCACTTGTAGCCATGGCACCAATGAATCGCTTTCCAACAACCATTCTAAGAACAACGTTGAGTGTCAAGTCCCCAAACCATTGCTTCATCTCTAGAGAAACATAACCTGACCCAGTATCCTTCTTCTGTGTCCAGACCTTGTACAGCTTTTTCAAAGAGATCTCCATCTCCGAGGCTCTAACATCTTTGAGTAACTCAAGCCGGCGATTTGAGAGTAGCTCCAAAGCTGTTATCTTGCGCATGTTACGCCAAAAAGGACCATAAGGGCTGAACCCCAACATGGCATAGTTGTAAGTCAAGTGATTAGCACCAATGAATTTGGCACGAGAACATGTGGCCACATCATTGGTAGTGAAACATTCCTTAGCTAATTCCCAACTACTAATCACCAAAGCTGGATGAACCCCAATTCGGATTGTGTACACTGGTCCATACTTTTCTGCTAAGGCTCCCAAACTTATGTGGGGGAGCTGGGATCCAGTGAATAGGTGCAAGTGACCAATTAGAGGCCATCCTCCAGCAGCTTCTGGTGCTTTTTGCCTCTTAGCAGAACCAAACCTGTTGTTGATAAAGTAGGAAACGATGAATATGGCAAGCAATCCAGCTATAATATTGGTGTTTAGATGTTGTAAAAGGAAGTCCATTATTGTAGCTTAAAGTACTGTTTTAGGAGATGGATATTTTTGGTTACTTATAATAAGAGACTATATTACAGTTTAACATATTTGTATACTTGCCTGGATCCATATCTATCTGAGGAATGCATCTTCTATGTAATTGTTATTTTAAGGCCGGACATTTGATCTTAGCCAAAAGGCCGAGAAAGGAATATTTTAAGGCCGGACATGGCCCACTATTGTTGATCTTTTTGATGTGTTTAATGTATCTTTTTTCATACCCTTGCACGATAGGATAGGATTTAATAAATCATTTGTTGAatccttcaaaaataaaaatataaaaatcatttgCAGAAGGTTTATGTGATTCAGTAGTGACGAATGATGATGTCTCATCTTCAGTATTAATGAACATTATGTGTTTTTTCCAGAGTGATCTTCACATGAGCTTCTGCCTTCTGGTCAcaggaaaattattagatagTATACGCTTGTTACTACCATGGTTTTCAATCCGTCTTCCATTTGACTGGAAGATGAACGGCCTTTGCAACGAAATCAAGTTAAatctgtaaagttgtgatttataactgttttgtgttggctttaattttgtgccaaatttgattgtaattttgttcaatcttttataccctgtactttatgtgagattttattgtaagtgttatgtgatagagagagagtgtgtgaagactcaagcttttgAAGGCAGAAGATTTCTTGCGGGTAGCTCGCGACTAAGCATCCagcgaagtgatgcatgtgccctgCACATAActagaatgcgaagagtcatgacagatggtgacagctggttttcgcgaATGTTTCGCGAGTAAGGCATTCCCGCAAGATGCCCGTGAAACAGtctgttttgttattttgtcctatctgctccactacattctcaaacacactatatataccatcattacccgcATATTGAGTATagagcttttcagaagagaaaaccctagcctcaaccctTGAAAGTgtgagattgttatacccacaattctacacacaatcttttgtggttttcctctactcctacatCTTCATTtctatatccttgagaggttgatagcccaaacacttaccacacctatactgagtgtccagtgagttttggtgctgctgggaagcattggaagaagctaAGCGTTGACGGATGCAATtgggcgtattgcgggatccaaaaagctagacaagacacggttccgagaagccttgttggagtagaaGCTTGGacggcttaggtgcattgggtagactaggcttggagggtcttttgctatttgtgtatcccaacttattgtctagtggatcgatttaccgcttggagggcagcggagaggtttttcgctgagttcttctatttcctcttcgataacacatcggcgtgttattttgtgtttgcatctctcttccctactcttttatctttcattttactactgtgttttattgaatatgacTTAGAGTAGTTTATTggttgttcgctcgcatttactattgtttccgcacttagataagttagagtaaaatcaaccgagccgtaatttttaatttggagtctaaacaagctcttgtatttttaacacaaatccgagctttaaattggtattagagcgggtgcacttgttgtggttttatTACCTAAGTGCAATCCAAGACCCTTGTTGTGATGGATCAGTCACAATCTCTATATGCTCCACCATTCTTTGATGGAAGcaactatgctttttggaaaCTTCGTATGAGggcatttcttttttctataaatGAGTCCGTATGGGATTTCGTTGAGAATGGGTATGTTAGACCCACAACAGCAAAGTCTAAATGGGACAACGTAGCTCTTGCGttggcaaatgccaatagcaaagcaattaaCGCTATATTTTATGGTGTGTCTACTGATAAATTCCACAGGACATCACATGTGAAGACTGCTAAGGAAGCTTGGAcgattcttgagactacctacGAAGGTACCAAGAAGGTCAAGGACACAAAACTTCAAATGCTTACCACTCGATTTGAAGAGCTTAAGATTAGTGACGATGAGTCATTCAATTCATTCTATGGGAAGCTCAACGAAATCgtgattgccaagctcaatctcgatgaaaagattgaggatgctaaggtggtgagaaagatcTTGAGGTCCTTACCGGAGAGCTATCGTGTGAAGGTTACTGctatagaagaaagcaaagatttggatgagattaAGATTCAAGAGCTAgttggatctctccaaacatatgaactTGGACTGCCTTCTCACAAGCCAAGTAAATCGCTTGcactcaaaaccatcaatgagagGATGGACGAATCTtctgaagaagatgatgtggagaaAGAAGTAGCATTCATTGCAAAGAACTTCTGGAAatttctgaagatgaagaacagTGGAAAGTCCTTTAgcaaacactacaaaaaaaaagggtctatagccgcgtttcaaaaacgcggctatagaccccaaaaatgcagctataggatATAGCCGCGTTTCCTATAGCTGTGTTTACAAACCAGGCCTATACTACACAGCAACAACCCCCTGTgagtctatagccgcgtttttataacCGCAGCTAAAGGTCCGACCTATAGCCGCTTTTTTTAACCGTGGCTATAGATTGTGggcctatagctgcgtttctaaaaatgcggctatagacccaCTTTGAGTTGCATTTATAATTGCGGCTATAGGCTGcggacctatagctgcgtttttaaaaacgcagcaataggtttttaaaaaaaaaaaaaaaaaaaaaatttcttggttttttttcccccaaagaattcaaaattcaaaccctaaaaattcaaaatcaaacacaacatactcacaatacaaacacacccagaaaattcaaaatcaaacacaaacccaaaaaattcaaaatcaaacacaacatactcacaatacaaacacacccaaaaaattcaaaatcaaacacaacttACTGACAATGCAAATACAATGTGCTCCAAAACATAACAATAcaaaccaacccaaatttaaTACTAAATCCATTCAAGGAACATAAAAGCACAAGCTCAGAAACACAAAAGAACAAGCTCAAGAAtacaaacccatttaaacataagTACAATATCAGCAAcacaatagcacaaattcaagcatagatccaaaaaattcaaaatcaaataattccactaatgtaaaacccatacatataaacacattAATATTACTCCTTATGCTCATAAATCACCTGGGTTTTACtattaaagcttagataaaaataatctctaacAAAACTATAATACCCATAAAAAGATTAgagaatttttacctcaaatagtaGAGATAAGTGAGCCTTAGCTTTTCTTATGAAGTTTTCTAGTGACCCTTGCCGGAAAAACAAAGTATATGGTGGTGTGGAGTGTACCGATGGGACACCGAGGGAGAGGAGTGTGTGTgttgtgttgaaagaaaaaaagaaaagaagaagtagcagcaaagaaaaaaagaaaaaaaaagagttgtgttggagtgaagaaggaagaaagaaaaaggaaaaaaaaaataaagaaagaaagaaagaagagttaGGGGTGTGATttgcagagaagaaagaaagaaactcaGGAAAGCACAAAAAggaccaaagaaagaaaagataagagtaGGGGTAGGTGGGAAGTGGGGATGTCATTCAgtgggtttttttcttttttggtgtgctgttacctatagccgcgtttttgaaaacgtggctatagcccctcccttataaaataaaataaaataatttgttcgGCTGTACATGCCATCCTTTtagaaagaaatattatatttttcgGCTGgacaaaaacgcggctataactCCACGTATCAAAAATGGgtagacctatagccgcgtttctaaaaaGCGACTATAGgtcctcctttaaaaaaatttattcggcTGTATAGTGTAGGCcatctctttaaaaaatatatattatttggttGGACCTATAACTGCGTTTTTGAAAACGAAGCTTTAGCccctcctttaaaaaaaaattattcgaCTGTATGTAGgccatctttttaaaaaatatatattatttagcTAGACctttaaaaatgcggctataggtcatcctttaaaaaatattttattcagcCGGACCTATAGttgcgtttttaaaacgcggcgaTTGGCCCGATGAAAAAATGCAGCTAAAGCCACTTacaaatgcggctataggttaGGTCTATAGCCGTGTATCCTAGAAATGTGGCTATATGttaggtctatagccgcgtttcttagaaacgcagctataggtcaactatagccgcgttttttgtaaacgcagctaaaaaaaaacgcagctataacccgcgttttttgtagtgaaaggaaagttctcatcatccaaaggtggtagaaaggagttcaagaagaaagatgggaaggactcTCAATCCCATCAAGGAGTTGTGTTCTTTGAATGCAATGACCATGGAcacatcaagaaagaatgtcTTAACTACTTGAGAGGGAAGGTTAAGGTGTTTACCACTACTCTTAGTGACTTCGAAAGCTCAAAATCAGACCTGGAAGAAGAGTGTGACAGTGACTAGAACTATAGAGCTTTCATGACAATTACCTCTATTGAATCTAAAgatgatttgagcaatttggtaaatgaacttggtgagcatttggagggtgaggaagttgaagaatcgGAAGATGAAGATATATGCCTAAATGAAGGAGAGAGCAATCTTCAAGAAGCGTATGATTCTTTGCTAgaagattgtggaaaatatgccaaGGTTGCTAATCACGCTGtaagaaagatgaagaaaattgaagaagagcacaagtgtactcttgtgcaacttaaagaggcaaaatgtgaagtagaaggactcaagggagagctagttgaagcttactctaagatcaagtttctagAGCTTGAAATAATCCAAGCCAATGTCAAGGTTGAGCGTATTTCtaccaagaaacttgacagtgTGTTGTTGTCACAAAAATCTACACATGACAAGACCGGTCGGAGCTATACCGGAGAAGGAAGCTCCAGCAGTGAACCAAAGAAGGAAGTAAGGTTCGTATCAGCCAAGAGTGttgagaaacttaaagaagtgATGACTGAGACTTAGACCCCTACTGTTGAGAAAAGAACCAGTGGTGTAAGATCAAATGTtaaagggaagtcattacccaaaaatcagagggggcctcaagtgaagcatgtgtcatcattgtggtgttCAAGGGCATACAAGACCCAACTGTTTCAAGCTACATGCACTCAAGAAAGCTGATTCCATGCGTGGCCAAGAAATGTCAAAGAAGCAACCAAAGGGAACTCAATCCCTGGGAGGAAATGAGGGACATCTCATTGGAGATGTCATGGAAATGCTGAAAAACATCTCTctatgccttgctagcttcactCCGAGGTTGGAAAGCTATGTTGGTCGTGCAACTCCATCCAAGACTCTCACCTAAAACACTCGaaaagtgtgggtgaagaagggtacccatgcatgatttatCTCCTATGCCcatgttttaattctttcaaggtttagggtcataggttcatgcatcatgtcatgcaaaatcttcttgtgtcattgcttccgTTTCATAGCTTGTTTCTTCTGCtagctgtttttgtttttgtctttgttgatcttacttttcgtgttatgttttttttttagtgtgttgaaaaattcaaaaaaactcataaaaattgaaaaatcttcaaaaagtttgatcgcttgtgttgtgtatatcacatgtgagtttggcctaatactttcgtactaatggcgtagtgcatttacgagcttaacttgttttgtatgtatatctatctttgtgggacaaatcttgaaatctatgtgtgattgttgtaaattgatcttcaagcttgtcatgaaggattagtcaatagtcttgttggtcttgatacatgcatagacttgtgcttatatcttttcccacatttttatgttttttcttaaagagctcatcaaatgtcaaatctcgaaaagagatattgatCTGCAAAAACCATCGctcatactagtatttgactaggaaaaagggaaaacgACTTGTATTGTAATGTAtagtgcctcaaaaagccaaaggcttactcacttacaaagttgaaatatcaaaagaGCTCATtaaatgtcaaatctcgaaaagagatattgagctgcaaaagccatcgctcatactagtatttgactaggaaaaagggaaaacgACTTGTATTGTAATGTAtagtgcctcaaaaagccaaatgCTTACTCacttacaaagttgaaatatcaaaagtttaggcatcgatctcaaaatgagatgtactttgttcaaaaaatgatcatatgttATGTTCTGTAatggagccaaatgaaaagcttcaaagttacGTAATCattcttgtgggagatcatatatgttcatttctataattgagatagtccacttgattgaattgatcattgaagcttcactctagattaaggactattccacatttgatactcacacacaacacacaagtctttattcaatgaatgcttatttcatttgtgtgattgtacatgatcgtgtatactcaattgcttgtagatcaaacccaaaaagatttttgagtattgtatatgtttttgaaagtatTTTTGTACTTTCGTGTTTTTAAGTTTCTGTTCAAAATGCATTTCTTgtgtttttcctcaaaaactGGTTTAGAGGCATTTTCACGAGCATCTCGCGACTTAGAGCTACTCGTGAAAAGTGCTTAAGGGAAATTAAAAAGTCACATTTTCATCCAGAGAGTCTCGCTACTGCCTTGCGAGTATTTCGCGACTAAACTCTACTCACGAAATGGTTTTAGGCAAAAGCTAGAGTTTTTTGAAGTTCACACAAAGACTTTCGCGAGTGTCTTGCGACTGTGTTGCTACTAAAAGCTTCTTGCGAAAGCTTCTATGTGTCTCGCAACTAATCTTGCCACTCTCTAACCTGCGAAAaatgcatgttttcagttttttaagtagcagatgtgacattttttttttgaatcactCACTTTCCCTCACTTTGTCTCTCGAACCCCTCTCAacccaaaattcttttttcacttAAACCCTATCATTTTCCGAGCAAACTCTTTGCAAACTCTCTTCAAGGTATATTTTTTCtacacattatttttatttttgtcttagATTATGCAGAAATTTTCTTAGGGTTacaaattttggggattttcaaAACAAGGGTTGGGTTCATGTTTACtaagcaaaattttttcaattttttgattggGGTGAACCCTATTTActgtgtttgtgttggccccttgtggcattcTAAGCATGTATTTAGGTAGATTTCTTTGtgttcatgcactgttcatTCCTGTAGAATGGTGTTGCATGCTAAATGTTCGACAAAATGTTCAAGTGACatttttgtgttggtttggACTCAAATGAGTTCCAATGTTTGGGATTACCCTTGATTAACTATGCTTGACATGCTTTGATCATTGGGTATGTGTTTTACAAACTTTTCCCATTGTGTGCCTCACAATGCCATGCCATGCCATGCATCACCTAGGCACACACTATGCATCAACTGCTGCACACACTATGCATCAGCACATGCacagttatttttt
This genomic stretch from Castanea sativa cultivar Marrone di Chiusa Pesio chromosome 1, ASM4071231v1 harbors:
- the LOC142639711 gene encoding cytochrome P450 CYP82D47-like — translated: MDFLLQHLNTNIIAGLLAIFIVSYFINNRFGSAKRQKAPEAAGGWPLIGHLHLFTGSQLPHISLGALAEKYGPVYTIRIGVHPALVISSWELAKECFTTNDVATCSRAKFIGANHLTYNYAMLGFSPYGPFWRNMRKITALELLSNRRLELLKDVRASEMEISLKKLYKVWTQKKDTGSGYVSLEMKQWFGDLTLNVVLRMVVGKRFIGAMATSDEKEAPKARQCQKAFRDFFHLVGLSLVGDAIPWLGWLDSLLGGHEKAMKKTAKEMDFLVTEWLEEHKQRRASGEGKGHQDFMDVMLSILEGVDLAGFDADTVNKATCLNMIAGGNDTTMVTLTWALSLLLNNRHTLKKAQEELDIKVGKGRLVNEADINNLFYLKAIIKEALRLYPPGTLAPREFHEDCTIGGYHVTKGTRLVVNLWKIQTDPSVWSDPLEFKPERFLTTHKDVDVRGQNFELIPFGSGRRACPGISFGLQMLHLTLASLIHAFEISTPSNAPVDMTATFGLTNIKSTPLDVVVKPRLPSNLFE